The Falco biarmicus isolate bFalBia1 chromosome 7, bFalBia1.pri, whole genome shotgun sequence genome contains the following window.
CCCATGCCCTGAAACTGCATCACTTTCATGGAGGAGATGCTCTGAAGGTTAGAAAGTAAGCAAATGGAAACTGTCAATCACCTCCAGTAGGtagtctgtctttgctttgcCATACCAACTTAACTCTCTCAACTtgctttattaaagaaaataaagatcatggggggtgggggggtgggggggtgttcattgggttttttaatacaagGTCAAGGCTGCCAAAAATTTGGGaacttttatttccaaaactcactgggggaaaaaagacagtCAGGTTAAGTAAcgtgacttctttttttaaaaaatacttaatctGTTGAATAATGGGACTATTATAAATGATATATATCACCTCTTAGCTCTTTCCATTTGAGAGATCAATGAATTTATTAACATTTCATTAATATTCATAATATGCCTGGAAGTGGCAAATACCCTTCTTACACTTGATTGAAGTGTAAATCACTGACAGAGCTTGAAGGACAACTCATATCCTGACTCCTTGCATTAAAGTATAATAGAAGGCTCCATTTCCTTTAGCATCAGGACTATCACCTCTTAAATGCAAAGTGGCCTTCTGAGATTAACAGGTTCATTTTCTAAATCAACCCTGCCAGTTCACagttgttgttggttgtttttttttgggggggaggttGTTTGTTTTAGGGATAAAAGTACAGGGCACAAAAGGTTTTAAGATACATCTGACCAGGAAGCCTTGTCAAATACATACTCTGTTTCCATACTGCATCACATGGCTGGTGTTGGTGCGTTTCTTCACCAGCTGAAATTGCTTGTGGagtgtttcttttcttagatCTTCCTGCATGAAGAAACTTTCATGTGGTCAGAGATATTTAAATTCAGCTAttctaaaaatgcaaagaaacctGGAAAGGGTCTTAGCTACCAGTACGTAGAAGGAAGTATAGGGCAAAGAGCTATACAACCTTTGAAAGACGtaaaagtaaaaactgaaaagaagatTTGACAGCATATTCTCAAATTGCTTTTAGTGATTTCCTAATCTCCTAGCGAATGGGCAAGAAACAAGTGGGCTAGCATACAAATCCCCTGTTTGTTTAATTAATACTGTTTTCCATTATGCTAACAAATCGGTTAACCACAGTTCAGTATTTAAGGATCCCTGAAGCAGAGGTACAACTTACTGAACTGCCCACTTTGTTTAACAAATTTGGAGATGTTGTCTCAGATTAGCAGATTAAGATTATATGAATTTGAAACCAGAAGTTAGACAGTTTGTAAtcttatatataaaaaaagatgacaatgtttctgaaagttagtttcagaaatcattttagTGGCCCAAAAAAGGACAGATTATATATGGTTCTGAGTATTAGATAAATTTACCAACTCAATTTGTTGATTTCAGTCTCACCTAAAACCAAGTATTTTCACAAATCATATAAaggagctatttttaaaaagcttagtgctttttttttcatgcatggAAATACAGAAGCATCATCGAAGTAACTTACCATATCTGAATCTTCCATCCAATTCACACTGTACCAGTCCCCAAGATAAGTCTGCCTTTCGTCATCATAGTAACAGGCATAAGATGACTCTCTAGGATTGGCAGCTGTTGTTGCATACACTGTAATACAAGCagaaagtggggttttttccctttttttttaacttcccccACATGATTTAGTACTTAGCTGCACGTGATATATTTGTCTCAGTGTTTTGGCTTTTGATCATTTACTTCTAAATAGCAGCAAGGAAAGAAGCCTGTTAATCATTCTGTTCAGTCAGCCTCAGTGCTGTTGTAAGAGTTCCTTCCTTGCTGCCAAATGTGCAGTCTGCGGTGTTTAAAGAAGAATATGCACTTCTGAGGGAAAAATCTACCATTCAAAGAACTGCCTAAGAACACTGTGCACCGACAACCATCTATACATTCACTTTCTTTATTACAATAATGAGGACTTTTTCCCAAACTTGGAGTAAATCCCCTAAAtcatcttttcttccagaaaacacCACCTTTAAGTAATATCCTTTCTTGGATTAACACtctgcactgaaagaaaagtaaaacagacCTCTACAACATCTGTCCCAAGCACAGTATTCCCATTAAGTCATCTCTAACAcaacagaaatactgtaaacacatttttacaggTATTAAGGCAAAACCTATTCTGGCTTTTTGCCAAAGTCAACTCATAGGATAGTTGTGCAACTGAAGGAAAGTCtgcatttcaaaacaagaaaGTGTTATGAATGCTTTTATAGAGCTATAGTGCTGTTTTTACTCAGAACGGAACTGaagttcaaaagcaaaaaaaaaagtcttaaatcTCTGTGTAGTAAAGTGCTCCTCTTAGCACCCTTTAAAATGCTTACTCAGTAACCGGTTAAGCTTTGTAGTTCACCACTGAAGGCTGCCAAAGATAGCTTTGTACTGTAATACATAAATTGccaattttctgcttttgtaagaCTGTGACAGAGCTGGTGGCAAAAATAGAGAGTCCCCAGACTAGAAATTTTGACTAGAACAAAGTCTGAAAAGTGCTGATTCACTGAGCATTTATTTTGAACAATCCTCAGTATGAAACATACTGTATTAACTTTCTGTAAATCTTTGACAGAGCTGTAAGAAGTCTGGGTGGGTGCCAGAGAGCATAATCCATGGCCAAAGACCCGGGAAGCCATGGAGAGGCACATGGTTGATCTTCCCTGGAATCACAGCTTCAAAACTACAAGAAAGCCAGAGTGCTCAGCCTCCCTGCCATAGAACAGCAGTTTGAAAAGACAGTGATTTCTTGTTCTAATCAAGGCTGagctctcagctctgcagcagagagCCTAGAAACCCTGAAAAATACGAGTTCCACTTTGTGGGTTATTGTGCAAATGGGTGTAGCAAAACGTTCTGGCAATGGTGTCCCACAAGCGCCTTTGCTATTCAATGAAACCGACAGCAGAAACTTCACACCTGCTGTTGGCAGCGGTGAAGCTGAGAAATACCAGTATAACTTAACTGCTACAAATTAAGGACAACCACATAGTTCCTGtggagaaatacattttcaactTCTCACTTGCAAGAAACTGAAAGCCCTGTTAAGTCTTTATGAGAGTCCCTTAATTCTTTAAAAGGACCTTCccacaaatggaaaatattaactttctctaatttttctgcttcccctgCTAAAACTACACAGAAGAGCCTTGAGCCTATCCTTGATGCACAATCTGTCTAGCTCTGTGACAAGCTGTGACATTTAAGTCCAGTCCAGTAAGTTAACTGATTGCTCACCATTGATATTATCAGCCAAATGATTCATCATAGATCCAGACTCGCAGGCTTCAATGTAAAACACCATCTATAAAATAAACCATAGACCTTAAGAAATTCCAtgaagaaatggaggaaagTCCTTCAGTGCTTTTCAGCTGTAGCTAGTTGGCATGTACTGCTATCCCTGAAACAAAAGCTATCCATAATgctacaaaataaaacacaaaagcaaatagaccaatttttcatttttggaacTAAAGTATGTGGAAGCAGGAAACAATCACTATGAAAAGGTGCCATTAATCTCTGTAGAATCCACAGGGACCTGCTGACTAATGTACAAAGCATAAATCAAATATACAGTCACTTTAGGCACAGCAATGTGCCACTATTGAATGTAGTATTTCTGGAACCAATGGCCATTTATGTGTTCCTAAATACAGCCAGCCATAGTAGACTGGTTACCACAGAAAGTTGCCTAAAAAAGACAAGCTACTGAAATGTTCTAAATATGAGGTTTTCTGCTTAAAACTACATGTGACAAAATAAACGCACAGAATTTTCTGTACAAGGTACAGTCTCTTAAACTATGTTAGTAACTGTAAGTGAAACATGAGGTATATACAGACTTCCTGTAGTAACAGTGCAGCCTGAAGTGAACAAAGCACAGGAAGAGACAGTCAGGTACATATTATGAGACTGAAATCATTATGGATGTTTTCTCCACTGTTGGTCAGAATATATACCATTATCAAAAGGCAGTACACTACATCTCAACATCAACTGCACATATACAGTAAACTAacaatggaaagagaaaatttgGAAAGGATCAATCCTTTTAAGTGCAAAGTAATAATCCAAATTTTGTTGCATGGCAACAGCTTCCTCCTGCTTTAAACAACTCTCAAAACGAAGATAGATCCCTCTCTTCCACACCAGCTGCTCTTTTAATCTCACAACTTCTGATACGCTTGTTTACCTTCCGGTATTTTTTGTGATGATACATGTACCAAATAGTCTTATTCAAGTCCTTCACGTGAAGCTGTAAAATAAGAAGGCTTGTATTAAAACCACTTACGGCCAACAGACACACAACGCACATAACAGGAATAAATGCTAACTGTTGTGAATATGTATACTGTTTCGCACTAAATATATCCAGTGCTTTGCCCTTCTGAAATACAACGTTCTATTTACCACTCTGGAAAAGATGAGTAATGGTCCCAGGCGAGAAGTACTGTGCACCAGAAAGTCAAGTCATATGTGCGTGAAACAGTGTGCTTGGACCACCAAAGTCCAATGAAATAGTAAGTGACACAACCTAATTTTGACTGAATGCATCAGattcaaactggaaaaaaaacagactGCAGTGATGAGAATattgctctttttctgtctccccCTTCAATATGGCAGCGCATCAAATATCTTcatgttttacatttattaCTTACTCATTTTAGTATGTCActaaaagaatgtttttaatgaCAAAGTAATCCCCCCAAATGCTTACATCATCATCAGGAAAAGCCAGAAGTCCTGGAGCTCCATGATCAgtgaaataaacaaacacatgaTCCTTGGGACcactgtaatgaaaaaattgTAAACAAATTCTTTCTAACCACTCCAGCCTCATATTCGTTACAACAATAATCATCTGCTTCTCAATGCCAAGACATGTCAATCTTTGAAAATAATACCACTGAAGCAATCTCCTCCTcttggtaatatttttttctcccaaagcaTACTGCTTTGAGTGCTTATGAGAGGAGGTAAGTGTCTGCAAAAGGAATGATAACAGGGATACAGGCTAGTCCCTCAGGTATGGGGAATCTGGCAATTACACTTCATGTTTCGAACTGTAAACTGATTGCTGGTGAGGCAGGGGCTGGTATGTTGAGTAAGGTGGGGGGGcaattgttttttaatgtctgtCTGTTATACTGCAGGCATCTGCAGCAGTCTGGTTAAAAAGGAATGCTTTTATAACTAAGTTATACTGAGACACCAATAACACAGGGATAAACCACAAAAACAGAATTCTATGGTAAGATCCTTAGGTATGTTTACATACTACCTTGTTGTGATCTGTATGGCCATACTTAGCCAAATCAGTGTCAGCCCACACCCCCGTGAAGAACCGATGTGTACACAAACTCACCCATTAGGCCAAATCGGCATTTGCACTATGTGGCTGTGCAGTCAGTTGAGCACTGCATGCTCACAGGAGGCTTTGATTCCCTGTCTAGTGCACTCTTTGCTGTAGATTTTTATTGCACTCTAAATGAAACAGATCATGTTTGGGTGATATTAAGGTCTTGCCCTAACAGCCAGATCTGCAAagggattttgcttttaaactgtACTCAGGGaccattaaatataaaatatgtcaACAGACTGGAAGGAGTCCCAAAgccctcctctcttcctctgttATCGGTGGTCCAGAAACACATActtgcttttgctctttcctGACTGCAAGAGGTATAACTGCAGCAGATCAGGGGAGACTGTCCAGCTTTTTGCCTGGCCAATACCCTGCTGGTTAGGGAACAACCTGGAAGAAAACCTAGAAGCTTCCTGGGCAGATAATGGAGTTCTTGTCCCACTCAATTGCAGAAGTCAAGCCACTTGGAAATTCACAAAACAGAGCCTAACAAAGAAGGGCTGGGTGTTATTTTTATGGCTCCCACTCTTGATTAAGTGTAAAAAATTCAACCAAGGTGAAATGCAAATAACCGGACTTTTCTATGTGGGTTCAAGttgtcttcccaagtagctCAAGAGTCTTTGGCCCTCTGCATAGCCACTCCCTTATTTGACTTGTAGCACTGAGCTTTCACAGGTAACGTGTTCTGAAGTACCTCTTTTTAACAAACACTTTATAGTTACCTCTTGACCCATTCCAGCTACTAGAACAATCTAATAAATGTGCAGCAATTTATTACCTTTTTGCCTATATGCCTTACATATATAATTTTCTCTCTCCGCTTTTCAGGATGAAGTTTAAACAACTGAGAGCAATAACTTATTTGACTACGGtcctgctccttttttttattctcccgAATGCCAAGGCAGGCttcttctgttctgtttaaTTGCTTTGCCTCCAAAATTAAACTGTCAGATTAAGATAGCCACAATTGTTTTTTAACTAGGTTAGTCCTTCCAAATGGTTAAATTTAAATTCTTACAGCTTTTAGAGGAAATActgtacacagaaaaatataacaTGATATAACTCTTTACCAGCAGTACTGAGTCAAAAACGTAACACACCTTAGTAAATAGGCATCATACTTTCCTACCTCAAACTCTGTAGAAGCAAGATGAATAACTGACACCAGGTATCATTCCACAATGTGTTCTATTTGGGCCCTcaaatatattgcttttattCTTGAAGCATCTGAATTATACAAGCCTATATAAACTACACCCATTAATGACAAGATTTTACATTCTAGTTAGCCAGTCTACAATTTATTATTGTTCATACATTAGAATACTGTGAAACTTAAAATCATTTATGCAACTTATGCTTAAGGTATTTGTAAACTAATACATCAGTTACAAGGGTAATTGCTTGTATCACTTTTTCAATcgcaaatatttttattgcattaaaTATAAACCATAATTCCATTTCATTACATACAAAGCCTGGATAACCTTATACCTGCCACAAAGACCAAGGCTGGGATTAGACATGCAATTTATGCAGCTGATGAGCTGTTTAAGCTATCTCTGTCCCTCTGCCCCGACTGCCAAGTCTCACCACTTCAGGTGACTAATACAACTATGTGTGTACATTAAGTCAAGCCTTAGCAAATCCTTTCTAGAGGTCTCCAAACCTTAATAAAACTCTTTGAATAGCCActcttgcaaaagaaaatagtcTAAATAACAAATACCTTAATAGAGTTGATACTATCATCTAGTTTTTATACCTTAATCTATACTGGACTCCATACCAGTTGAATATCAGCAGTTGCTTCTTGGTGCTGGACAGCTGAAGAAACCAGAATCATTGCATTTCTAATGTGAATGACCTGGAATTGCTATCGATAATCTTGCTGGATTCTCAAGTTGCTCTAACTTACCCTCTTCTTCTGTTGGAATCACTGCCAATATACAGCTACACGtgcaattattttctaaattaaactTATCTTACCTTTTCAATACTTTTCCTGATCCTATGCCCTTCACCGCTTCCACATCTCCTCTGAGAACAGCAAGGAAATTCTTTGGAGTAACATCCTAAAGTTTTAAGAGGATTACAAGTTAAATCTGATcataaaaacaacaataaaattttcatttagcAGATGGCTTCTGAAAGGCAGAATCAATACATGGATGGCAAGTTTTGCTGGCCATCCTTTTCAATCCGTCATTACATAACGTATTAGCCACTGATGACTGACTCAGATACTGAATCATGAAATTGTCAAGCGATTGGATTACTGTTCCGATTTAATGAACCAATTAGTCTTACACAGCTGTTCTTCAGATTGAGTTACAACATTTACGAACGTAAgacttttcctccttttatttcctgtgcCACCACAGAAACAGTGTAAAGGTTTACTTTTATGACCACTGCTTCACCTCAAAGCATGTACTGCTTATGTTCATCTTATGTGTACCAAACCACACAGGCAAATAAGCTGGAGGCTTTATACTATGTGCATTTTGGAGTGTAAGAGTAAAACCCTCCCTGGGGAATGGTGTTTCATTCCTACCTCCTTTGTATAGTCCTTGGGTACCCCAGCATACACATCTGTGCCATTAGGTCTATTGATGACAATGCCTTTTGTTGGATTTCTGAAAGGTAAATGGAACATAAATCTGAATAGTTAGCCATGTGTCATACAGTGACCACAGAACTGTCCTGACTGGCCAGCTTGCCTGATAGAGAGTATGGGCACTTGAACCATGTGTCATTAAGTGATCTCAGAATATAAAGGCCTTTTTACTTCAGTCAGTCACTACGCTTGCCTCAAGTGTCCTTACCCTCATGGTACCTTCAGCTATCCTGCCTCAGATCATGTCCATGTATCTGAATACGTAGGCAGGTGGTCTCTTATACTATCATCGCTGTTTACTCTTTGCTCCCAGTGCTGATGTGCATGTGAAGTCCACTGATTTCTGTTGAAGTTGTCTCAGTATTAGAGGCTTTAAATGGAACTGTTTCATATAGAAAGCAATTATACACTCTAGACAGTCACCAAGGATGGGACATATATGCTTCTTTGTTGAATGTACATGCTGGGAATGAATCTGATAAAATCCTTTCAAAAAGCCCTGCAAGTAATACATGGAGCTTCCCTATGTTTGTGGCTTTAGGCTATTTATCTGCCGTGAACTGTTACCTGAGAGTTCAGATCACTTACTCTCATAACAATGAAGCTCTGCAGTCCTCAGTGCCACAACTGATGCTGAGTGGAGTAAGATTAGAATGCTCATGAGCATATTTCAAAGAATTACCGTGCTGATAGATAAAATGTCTCTATGTGTATCACAGGTAGTTTTAAAGGCTTTTCTTACAAAACTACTAAAAACTCAAAACACATCGGTGACTATGGTGTGTTTGTAGTAACCATACAGTTTGTAACTAGTGCACATTCATCACTTACTCATCATTATCAGCAATGTCATCATACATCATGACAATGATCTGTTCATCTGGAATTCCATTTCGGTGTACAATCTGGTATGCATGGCACACATCTGCCTGAAATTAAGCAGATTATCATTACTAGCTTTAACAGAGATTTTACATTTGagaccagaagaaaaatagctttgCAGGCCTAAGAGCTGGCTATTGTCCAAAAGAAACTGCATTCAAATATGAGGTTGAGGGTTGCTAGAGGGCTGAAATGCATAGGTTAAACCAAAACTCAATGTCTTTCTCTCACTAGTAGCTGCATTAATAACAGCGACTTTGATTAAAATCTCTCTCCCATTTacctattttgttttcttatttaaacagaaaCCAGAAGTTACTTCAGACTTGGTACAGCTAACAAAATTTAACAACACATTTTCAGCAATGTTCTGTGGTCTGTGAGaaaatctaaaagaaaaccCTTGTGCACTGACAGACAAAACCAAGCTGTGCCAAACAGAAGAAGAGAGTTAATTTCCACCAATTTCAATTAGTTCTGCACCATGCCTGCATGACTAAGCATCAAAGACTGTCCTTGGCTTAAAGAAGTATGGTTTACCAATCTCACCTCTGCAAAAAATTTATTAGATTTTGTTTTACTAGATGAGAATTTTTCctaaggaaaattttctttttgattatGTATTTCTTGTAAACTGAAGTAACTTTAGGgcaagaaaacagatttcagtagaaaagaaaaatgcagaatttttgtTCAGGATCTTTTCCTGACTTGTATAGGATACAAACAAGCAGATTTTCTTTACAGAACCATCTTCCTATGACACAGAAATAACAACACTCATCAAAGTGTTATTACAGTAATGCAAACCTGTGACAGAATGCTAAATTCTTAGAAAGCCCAGCCCAAACAGATCTCTTCTTTTCAACTGGCAGTCTGCAAATGACCTAACAAGACATTAACAATCATTCCTAAGCTCTAGATCTATGACATGCCACATGCTACAAAAAGCGGTGCAGATTTAATGGAAGAAATTTCATCTAACAAATGCACATTCCAAACGCAGGCAAGAAGCAAAGCTTTACAGCTTACTTTTGTTTAACTAATCTAATTTGCTAGTTTGTAAACCAAACCAAAGTGGTTTAAGTAGACATCTGTAAGTTCAGATGATTTAGGAGCATTAGTGGTTTTGACTAGTTTAACTGCAAGGACGCTGTAAAATCATGTCACTTTATAATCCTTGGTATTGTCAAGTGTAGCTGAAGCTGAAAAGAGAAGGTAGGTGTGCAAGGTTCTGGGAAGGGTGAGGCACATTCCATGCTAATGAACTCTCCCACAGCAAAATCTCTTCACGTGACTAACCCTGAATGTTGAATTGTCCTTACTAAAGCAGTTCCATTTGCTACTATGCAGGTCAGCCTACGTTCTCTTCCACCTGTCCTAGACAACCTCCACTGTTTATAGTTCTCCATTTCCTTGTATGTCATTATACCAGCTGCTGCCTCAACAAGTCAAAAGGTCGAGGTTAAACAGAGTTATAAAGGCCTCATACATCATATGAAACAGTAGAGTGCAGTTTGACTAAACATGTATTTGATCTTCAGAAGCAACCCAAGCAGAAGTAGAAAGCACTAAGGGCTTCTCTACATCGATGAGTAGATCATCAATCCCCTGACACTCTCAAGACATAATACAGATCTGTTATGCTGACAGAAACAGTTCTAGGCTGGCAACACGCAGAAATGCTTAGGCATACTATCATGATATAATATCAACATATTCAACCAGCAATAGTCTGTGCTCCCACAGTCAGTCGCTGGCCAGTAGGGACTTCAGAggtgtttttaattaatatcaAAATATCCAAAATTAGCTGAGCTTTGTAACTGCGTAttatcagctttttttctctcttctcttctgatTCATTGCCTGTTTGCTCGCTATGTCCTGTCTTAGTAAACAGTAGCTACTGGTGGTAAATTTAAATGGGTTAAACTCCCCAGCGTAGAAGGAAATAGATCAATGTAATCAATCCCTCAACATTAACTTTACCTGTTTGGGGACTGTCCCAGCCTTCTGAGGCTTTTTCTAAGGGAACTACATCTGCTGGTAGCATAATAGTATCATTGACACAGGCTAGAGCAGCAAAAGCATGCTTTGCTGCTAGCCCTCCTTTGACTGAAGCGGGACAATTCTGAGCAAACAGTTaggtaggggtttttttggcacaGAACTAGCTGACCTGACTAGCCACCCTTGATATTGGTTGTATGTTCCTCCTGTTCCCTCTGTACACGTAAAAGACCAAACCTCTATAAAACCAGAATGGAAACAGTCTGCTGCTAGAGTAGGGAGGCGTACGTGAATCGAGAGTTATTTCCTGTTGATGTGTAACTGCCTCTCAAATTTTTGCTATTTGAGCCTTGtttcttccagaaatatttCTCGCTTACCTGTATCTGTAAATCACCCTAAAGAGACAGCTAATATTGTTCCAGATCTCTTGTTGGTATTAGTATGCAAAATGAATGCTATGAATATTTACTGGATAAAGATTCATATCACTAGATGTAAATCACCCTTTTGTGGCCATGATTTGGGGTGGACAGTGGCTGCCCTGCACAGAAGAATAGAAGAGCAGAAGGTGTAACTGTACAGCTGCTACTGCACAACAGACCTCGCAGGCCAGCTCCAAAATGGACACTATTAATGGCATGGTTCAGACCTTTCGTCCCCTCGTTAGTTTAAACCTGTTGCTACATCAGCAAATTTTTATCCAAGATCTATGCTTAAATCTGCTTAAATAATTAACTCCTAGATTTTGAAAGCACGGGATCAGAGGGAGTATTCTCCTGTTTTCTTGGGAcaggcattttgttttccaaaacattcaTTTGGCGAAaactctaaaagaaaaaaaacatcccaATTCTCCTCTGCCATACAGCTGTTTACACATTTGAGTGACACAGCTTTCAAGCAGACTGCAGGGGGGAGTGGATTTTTGGAAAAATCAAGTTGTTTTATGACACATGCATGCATAAATAGTTCCTAAAGGGAAAAGCTTAGACTTCTGTGAAATTGGTTAGTTCTGGTCTTATGACCACTAGGTTCATAGCTAAAAAGCATGTGCAATGA
Protein-coding sequences here:
- the LGMN gene encoding legumain — translated: MMLKAVVLLCCALGISTFPMEEPEDGGKHWVVIVAGSNGWYNYRHQADVCHAYQIVHRNGIPDEQIIVMMYDDIADNDENPTKGIVINRPNGTDVYAGVPKDYTKEDVTPKNFLAVLRGDVEAVKGIGSGKVLKSGPKDHVFVYFTDHGAPGLLAFPDDDLHVKDLNKTIWYMYHHKKYRKMVFYIEACESGSMMNHLADNINVYATTAANPRESSYACYYDDERQTYLGDWYSVNWMEDSDMEDLRKETLHKQFQLVKKRTNTSHVMQYGNRSISSMKVMQFQGMGKKATPIPLPPVEHYDLTPSPDVPYAIMKRKLMATNDIYEAKKIAAEMKTHLEVKEFIQESMRKIITLVTGSKEQTNQILSDRLTISNYDCYQSAVNHFKAHCFNWHLPLYEYALRQLYALVNVCEGGYPIDRICLAMDQVCLGY